Below is a window of Virgibacillus sp. NKC19-3 DNA.
AACATACTCATAATATCGCCAAGTTTCATATAGATTCCTGCGAAAGTCACGATTTGTAGAAAAGCAATCAAGAAAAATGGATAGTTGCTAGTCAAACTGTATAACATGGATGAAATACTAAAAGCAACGGTGATAACAAGCGTTATCCCTGCTCGTAACATAATCACATTAAACAACTTGATAATGGCTTGCTTTCCCATATTTTCAAAGCTAGGAATCATCGAGAGTAAAAAGCTGATGGGAAGAAAAATCGCAAATACAATAAAAAGCACTTGGGAGAAAATCATCATTCCAGATAATAAAAAGACGAAAATGGAAATTCCGATATTGAATAGAAATAAAAAGAAGACCATTCCTAAACGTGTGGTGGTCTTGGTAATTGTTAAATTTTTATTATCTTCATCTTCAATTTCCGCTTTCACTGCATTTTCTCTTGTTTTTCCATTTCTAGCATCTGGATCGATAGAAACTAAAGTATCTACACGTTCTTCACCAATGGCTTCCTTATCCGAATTATCAAATTGCAATAACATCCAAGGCTGCTCTATTTGAATTGAAAATAGGTTATTCCGTATCATATCAACACTATCTTTTCCCTGACTATTAGAGTTAGGCATCAACATTTTAGCTCCTAAATCAAGTGCAGCTTCACTAATATCAGCGGAAAAATCATTAATTTTCGTGATATACGTGGGTGCAAAAGCAATAAATGATGCGGATAAAATAAATACCACTACAAAGTTAATAACAGCTCGTATCGCTTTTGTTGTCTCTTGCTTTATCAACCCAGTATAAGCAACATAAATACCTATGATTAATACAAAGAGAAGCAGAAAGCCGACATAAAAGCCTTCTTCACCAAATCCTTCAGCAGTAATTCCAGCTAGAGTTTGCATGTTTTTACCGATAGCATTTGCTGTATCAGAAATAAAGTCTAAAGAATAAGCCTGCTGCACTAAATAACCGGTGGCATTAGATAAATACAAATTAATAATCCAAATAAAATTTGTAATTGTATATAAGCCATACATCACTTGCTTACCAATACCGTCATCCCAATTCCAAGGCAGCCAGTCCCAAGAGGAATCTACGAAAAAATCTAACTGGTAATGATCAAGTGGATAGAGGGAATAGAGATTGTCTTCTGATACCGTATCATCGACTAAACCTGCTGCATTTGTGACCGTTAAGAAAGATAAAAACAATAAAAAAATGACTGCACTAATCAGTACAGCCATGACCATTATTTTTTTCTTTTTTGATTTGTTCAAGTTTATCACTGCCTTTCTATGACAGGTGGGCGAGTGTCGAACGCTTCAAATAAATCTTCAAAGACAGGGTGAACTTGTATAATCCCAACCCTTCCATATAAATCTTGCATGAGGCATTGTCCATTTTCTAATTCCCGTAAACGTCTTTGATTTGCTTCATCTTCAGCATCTACTCCGAAAAAGTCTAACGTTTTCTTAATTTCATTGATATCCCGGGAACGAAAGGCAAATTTTACACCGATATTATTCTTTAACTTTTCGTCCGTTAAATCTCCTGCGTTCTGCGTTACGAAATAAACGCCAGCATTCATGGCACGACCTGCACGTACTAATTTGTTAGAAAGCGTTTTACCCTGTGCTACTTGTAAAAAGGACCAAGCTTCATCAAGGTCTACAATCTTAAAAATAGTGCGGTCAGAGTGAATAAAATCCAAGGCAAAAGTGGAAATGATAATGAGCATGGCGACACTCAATAGCTCCATTGTCGTATATTCTTCAAAGCTTGTTTCTGCGTCTGGAAGAACTAAATCTGCTACTTGGATAATATTTAATTGTTTTTCCAAGCTGATAGAATTTTGTACCGTTCCATCTGAAAACAGAAGATGGGCAAAATCATAATCGGTAAAGCTTTCAATATGATCTGCAATAGTCGAAGCTAACGGGTTAGGGTCACTTCGTAATTCATGAATAACAAGCATAAGTCCTCGTTCTTCCAGTTGACTAACGGATCGAATTGCTTTTCGTAAAACAGGGAACTTTTCACCATCCCGGCTAGATATACCTGTTAAGAAGGTAAGAATATCAATCGCCAGACTTTCTGAATCCTTTTTGTTTTTCATAATCACATAAGGGTCAAGCAGCCCTTTATTGGCTTCTTCACTTGTTAAATTAACGATATTAATTTCATCGGCGATATCCGGTAAACCTTCTTTCCATCCGCCACGTTCTGCCTTTGGATCAACCACTAATGCCTGGCCGCCAAAAAGGACTGCATAATAAACAAGAAGGTTATTCGAGAAGGACTTACCGCCACCAAGCGAACCTAAGAAGGCAGAAGCTAAAGCGTTGGTGACAGAGCCTTTTACACCTTGACTTGCAAGGCTTGGATTCAAATAAACATTTCTTCCAGTGTCTAAGTTATAACCAAAATAAATGCCTTCAGTTTCACCCAGCATTTGTGTTGCACCAAACCCAAGTCCAGCTAAAAAGTCAGAAGTTACATACTGCACATAATCATTAATATAACGCTTGCTGCCGGGAATAAATTCACCATGTAAACCTAACATATCCCCAAACGGGCGAACGAGTTTTACATTCAAGTCATCGTAAAAGTCTTTGACTTCATTACACCGCTGTTTCAATTCATCCAATGTAGATGCAGAAACCCGAATGGCATAGCTTAATTTATACATAGATTCCTTCGTTTGATCGAGGACATCTTCTAACTCATTCACTTGGTCTAAAGCTTCTACCACATTGTTTCCTGTTTCATTATTAGATTCCGTTGCATGATTATCTAAATCTTTTAATTCCTTTTTCTTATTACGAACGGTTGTAAGTGCTTTTTTATTCGTCATAATTTCGACGTGCATAGAGGTATCAATCGGAAAATCAAATTGTTGTTGCTGATAATAAAAGACTTCATCTGATGGAAACTCTAAATCGCCTACAATCGAATTAATGGTAAAGTAGGCTGCATAAGTTGTTGTTTCTTCATGTTCTAGTTTCAGATAACGTTGTTTTTCTGTAATTAAACAGCGAGTTGGTTTGATTAAATCAAATTGTTTTATCCATGTTTCCGTTTCGCCTTTTTCAATCGTAAGAGGATAGTTGTAATCATCAAAAGCAATTCCTGATTGTCCATGAAGATGTTCAATGATATAGCCCATATCATCTTTTGTTAGCGGTCGGACGTTAAATCGGTTAGAAATTTTATTTTGTAATAACTGTTCCATCTTTAAGAATCGAGCGACTTCACTATTTGGCATGGAAACAAAATCACCCATAAGATGATGATTGACATCACGCATGAAACTAGAAAGAGAATTTTTCATGGATTGTCCCATTGCTTTCATACTGACTTCTTCCTCATTCAACAATAGTTTAAAGCCGATAAAAAAACGATAATCTACCTGATGTTCGCCAATCATGGAGACAAGTGCTTCTGTTTGATCGTCAATTCGTTCATAAGCAACTTCTTTTAATCGTCCAGTGACCAGTTCTTTACTTTTTTCTTGTACAGAGCGAATACTGTTTTCTGTACTAATCTGCAATGCATGAATTTTCCCGTCTTGATTCTGTGCGACTAACTGTCGGAAATGTTCATGCACCTGTATTTTTTCATCTTCAGATAAAAAAGAATAATTATATGGCAGCAACTCAAAGTATGCAAAGCATTCTCCATCATGGTTAAAGACAAGATTGTTTTCAATATATTTAATCGGATAGCCCATACATTTCACCCTTTACCGCAGTTATCGTTTCATTCATGAGTTGCTTTTGAAGTTTGACGGCTTTTCCCCCATAGGTTACTTTGGGGCGGAAAAAGTAGGTAATAACTGATTTAAGAAAGCCATAAGGCTTTTTACCATCAAAACTTTTCTTACTCATGAACCATGTCAGTCCAACGGGAACACCGACATATTTTAACAACGCTCCATCAATCAAAGAGAGTGGTGGAAGATTTCCAAGTAATATGACTACCAATAGGGAAAGCACAAACCACGTCATTTGACTAAACGTGACTGGAAAAGGTAAGCGGAAATCATTAATGGCATATATCACTTTTTCAACTGACCAAATCCGAGTGTAGCTTTTTAATTTTTTCAAGAGAAATCATCCTTTCCTAGAAAGAAAGCAGCTTGTCCTAATAACAAGCTGCTGCACTGTTTATTGTGGATATTCAAATACACCATGTGAAGACACAAGAAAATTACCTTCCATTTCAAGATCACGTCCAAATGCTTGATAATCAATATAATTTTGTAGATTGACAGGAACTTCTCCAAGTGCGCCTGTTTCTTCAATTAAATATCTTGCAACATCTTCCATATCGTCACAGTCAGGATAATAAATAATATCATCCTGATGTTCCAATAATTCTTCTAAGTTACTAAACCAATATCCCTGAATTTCAGAAAGAGCATCATATAAAGGCGTTCCTTCAATTTCTTCCACCATAGCGCATAAACGATTGATTTCCTCGATTGGTGTATATTCTCCAATTTCAAAAGGAAGTTCAAAATCATGAATAGCGTATTCTTCATATTCATCATTTAAGCCAATGCGTTCCTTCACATTTTCCATATCAATAGGAGGGGAGAACCAAGCACCCACCCATTCTCCCTCCGTATATTTTCCAAGGTTCGCTATATAAACTTGCATTTCCATAAACCTTCACATCCTTTTATAAAAATAATTACAAAAAAGAGCACCTGCGTTTGTTTTACTGATACATGAAATAGGCTTGTTAATCCCTTCCGCACTACCGTTTGGATCACCATTTTTTTGCAGAACATAAGAAAAGCACTTATCTTCAACAAAAAAACGGTCCGATTAAGCCCCTATGATTCGGTTGAAGAGGTCTAACAACACATCTTTCACTCCATCAGCGTTAAACACTAATCCTACTGCGACTAAAGCAATAATGAGAAATCCAATTAGTTTGGAAAACTCCCGCTTAAATCCTAAATAAATCCCAATCACTACAATTGCCATTAACACAAGAGATTGTGCGTTATCTAAAAACCAGTTGTACAAATTCTGCCCGAAATTCATAAGCGTTTCTCCTTTCTATATTTCATCTTTTGAGGAGTGAATGACATCATCTGTATTTATTGCCTGCTGCATAAGCAACTTTTGATGACGGTCTGTTAATTTAGCCTGACTTAACATATCTTTAATGATTGTTGTTTGATTGATTTCATCGAGTTTTGTTGCTAATTTCCAAGTGGGGGCAACTTGACGAGCTAACCAACGCAATGTTTTATCGAACGTATACGGTTCAGGTTTTGTAGTTAATGATATTTTGCGATTTTCTCCCAAATCTAAAAAACGCTGCCATGCTGCATTTACTTTCCAACTGCTGCGACGTTTGTTTTCATCCTTATCTACAAAACGAATATAGCGATTGATTATCGAAAAAGCGGTTCGTCCTGCATCCTCATACGTCATTAAATCCACAATCGCATGATACGCACGATCATTTTTCAACCGAATTTCTAAGCGGTTTTTCGCATCCGTATCTTCCAATGATTCACCATATTTAACAAACTGCTCATAATCCTTCTCGTAAATGCAGAAGTAAACGTCACTTTTTAATGAGCCAATATAAAGTGTGTTTCCCATATCTGGTTTATCTTCTCCTTGCACTAAATCGCCAGAGCGATAACTCTTAAAGCTGCGAAATACAGAGATACATTCTTCCTGACGACATTTATCTGTAAGAAAGGGAATATCCAATATACCTGTTTTATCGTTTATCGCTAAGTCAATTCGTTTAAACACACCGCCTGTTTTAAAAACATGCATAAAGAAGTCATACCATGTTCGTTGTTGGGCTAATAGAAAATTTTCAAATTGTCGGCATCCGTTACCTTTCAATTCAAGCAAACAGCCTTTATCTTCATCCGGCGAAACCATGACCACCACATCTCCAAAAACGTATTGTTCGATATAAGAGTAAAAGGCATAGTCTTCATGCAGCATGTAGTCCATTTTTAATTGCATGATATCTTCAATCACATAAACAGGGTCAGTGGTTAAGAAGCGAATTCGCACATAATCAAATAAAATTTCAAGTGGTGCTTCTGGATTAAACTGTTCCAGAATATCAAACAACGTTGCTTTAAGCGTTTCTGTAGGATTCACTTTTCCTGTCTCGATTTCACTTATATATGGTCTTGAAATACCAGCATAAGTTGCGAGTTTATTTTGTGATATGCCGTACTCTAACCGTTTTTCTTTTAAAACCTGATACCAAGACAGTTGATTCATTTGCTTTCCTCCTAACGTAAAAAAGATGTCAACTAATGCTTAAAAGCTGACATCTTTCTAATGTGTTTCAAACCCTTGTACCATCAGGCGTTTATGGGTTGTTGAAACAGTTTCTAATTGTTTTTCTACCCCCCTGTTAGAAATGGGGGTTAATACTGGGCAGGGCAAGCCCTGCCCAGCAGAAACAGCACTTTGCGGTCTTGTCGCTTCGCTGACCGCAAAGCACTGTTTCTGCTGTTTTACTTGTTCATCCCAATATAAAGCATGACAATATCATTATCTGAATCCAGACAATATTTCAATGTTTGTTCTGGTATTTCACTTCCTTGAATATTCTCTTTCAAAAAGTCTTTTTCCATTACCTCAAAAACATAATCAATTCGGCAGTTACAGATGGAATACCTGTTTTCCAACCGAATATAAAATCTATCGGGCAAGGTACGTACACCATGTAATATTTCATGAAGGATTTTATCAACTCTTGAAGCAAATCTTTCCTTAGGATTAATACCAAAACCATCATGTCTAGGATTGGTTAATTTGTTAGAGTCGGAAACAAATTGATCATAATTCAAGCAAATACATTTGATGTGCTTGTTTGTGTCTATATGAACAGCTCCTATTTTTAGATTTTCCATTTATCATACCTTCTTTCTTGTAGATTCTTGTACTAATGAATCAATAGACTGTAAGAAATCATGTTCTTTTGGAACAAGGGGCGTGTAAAATTCAGAGATCACATTGTCACCTTTATCTACATATCCCCGACCTTTGATTTGTTTAAGGAAAAACTGTTTTTGTACGTCACTCCCGAACATCATTCCAAATCCCATTTCTGACATGCGACCTAAAGCAACTCGAAAATTAAATTGATCCCTGATTCCATCTCCAAGATATTTTGCGTCTGGACGTTGACAGGCTAAGACAAGGAAAAAGCCTGCTTGTCTGCCTAACATGACAATCTGTTTGAGCTTGCTTAAAACTGCTGTATTTTCTTTGGAAGTAAGCAGCTCCATAAATGCTACATACTCATCAAATATTAAAAAGTGTGGTGATAAACCTAAATAAGCATAATTTTCCCCGGTTTTATAACCTTCCATTTGTTTCATTTCTTCACTACGAGCCATCATGTCTTCATGAAATTGGTCAATACATGCCATTATATCTTCCTTCTTGTAATACACATCCGGCATGACGGTATTTAAATCGGCTAAATCAGCATTTTTGGGATCTAAAATATATAACTTTGCATTTGTTTTCAACAAAGCTTCAATGATAGTGAGAATAAAGTACGTTTTACCACCACCAGTTCCACCTGCGATTAGCATATGAGGAAGCTTATCATATTCCCAATACATGGATTTCATGAGCTTTAAGCTGCCATCTTGTGCAATGACTTCATCAATGGAAATTCGATTCGCTATCATATCGTAAAATAAAATATATTCTACATAGGAATCATGAAGCTCCTTCGATACCATTTCACAATACAATCCGGTTTCTAATTTTGTTTCCAAGTTTAATAAGGGTTCTTGAAATTTCCCAAGTGTAATTTCTACTTGAATATACAGTAATCCCTTCTCAAAACGATAATAGATTTTTGGAAAATGGCTGATTTTTTCTTTTGTGTTATCAGATGGAATATCCTTAAAGAAGCTTTCTTTGGTGACTTGTTTTGTTTCATACCAGCCATTTTCTAAAACCATTTTAGCGAGTTTTTGACGGTGGACAATTTGTTTAAATTGGTCATAGCGATAGCGGTAATACATAACGATACACCCAGCTGTTAACAAAAGACTGATGATTAAAGTTACCAGTCCATACATACTAATAAAATGCTCTTGAAATAGGTTAAGCTGCCATTCTGCCGAAAGTAAAAAAGACAGGTGAAAAGGTATAAAAAAGATAAGCCAAATTCCAATTATCCGTATAATGATAAATTGAACAACGAGGGATACGTCTTTTTCTTTAATTCGTTTTCCTCGTTTTTTGAAAGAAATCATAAAACCTCCTTTCCAAGATTCTTTTACAATGATGAATCTTTAAATCATTAATCGACATTTTGGACATTGTAAAAAGAAGCATGTTTATCAAAGGAAGGTTGACTTATCCTTTCATATTTCCGGTGTGCAATTCGTTTCTCAAAAACTAAATCTTTGTCTTTTGGATAGTTCCGTCGGTTATAGGGGTAAAATTTTAAAAGACGCTTTGCTTCTTTTGTCAGTGGATAGATATAGCGAAACATTCGTCCATTAATTTTCTCAATTCCTTTATATTCGCAAAAATCCTGTGTGAGCCAATGTTTTTTCGAGACATTTTCAAAAAGTGCATTTTCTTCTAATAAAGCTCTAGCGCTACGTGGATGTATCTTTTCATACGTCCGATTATCACGATAAACGCTGGTCTTGAAATATCCGCAATAAAAGAAGTTGGACGCTTGATAAACATAACCGCACTTGCCTTCAATACCGTCTGCCAAAGTATACAAATAAAGACAGTCGGTTTCTTCCTTTAACCACTTAATAAGTGTAGAAAGCGTTCGACTGCCAAAATAATTATTATGATTCATTTCTGGAAGAAAACACATTTTACCGATTTCCAAATAGTCATTTGTTTTCAAGTTAAAGTCAGGAAACAGTTTGCGGATTGTTTGTAAAGGCTGCGTACCCCAACCTAACTCAACGACACCTAATAATCTTCTTTCTGATTCTGAAAAAATCCCTAAGAAGTATTTACACAACTTAGGGATTATTTTTGAGTAATGATATTTCCGAATAAAATGAATAGCTTTCTCTTTTGGAACTTCTTTGATGATAAGCGGTGTTTTTACCATAAATCATTTCCTATTTTTCATCTTCCGCTGGCTCTTTTTTTGGCTTTTGGGGAGGCTTTTGTTGTCCTTTTAATACTAAATCCTCTGCCTTAATAAACCAATCCACATCCGCACCACGAAAAGTAGCATTTGCTACTGTATCAGCAACGGGATTAATCATTTCCACTTCTGCATTATAATCAAATTCCTTTAACGGAATAGAAGCAGGAATACTTACTTGAATCATCCTACCTTGTTCTCTGGATTTTAAATCATAAGTGCGTTCTTTAACTTCGGAAGATACTGTACCATCTTCATTTTGAAGAAAAACTTCACGTCGTAGTGCAGAAAACTTTAACAATCCAAACGTTTTTTCTTTATCAATAATAATGCCTTGCGCTAATCTCATTTGTAGTTCCTCCTTATGCTTTGACGATATCGTCAGCATGTAATTTATAATTTGTAAAGCCACGATCCCCGATTTTATAGCCCTCTGCGGTAATACGTGCATTGACTAATTTTACTTTTTCCTCATGTTCAAAGAATTTTTCCCCGGCTTCATTAGGAAGAATGACTTCAATGTCATCTGCCCGTTGCACGTCAGAATAGAGATTATAACTGCGAGATAGAGTTGTCATTCGTCCATTAATCCGGCGTTGTTCCACTTTACCTTCTCCGGCGTATTCTAAGTTTCCAAAAGTTTGTTCCATGTTCGGAATCACATATTTTAGTTCCATAATAGTTACCTCTTTTCTTATTTTTAATTTACTTACATTTATATATAGAAGAAACATGTTCAAAAGGGGGAGAACGAGAGTAAAACATTTGCATGATTAATCACTCCTTATGCATTTTGAAATCGGTAATCAACACGTCCAT
It encodes the following:
- a CDS encoding CD3337/EF1877 family mobilome membrane protein, encoding MVMAVLISAVIFLLFLSFLTVTNAAGLVDDTVSEDNLYSLYPLDHYQLDFFVDSSWDWLPWNWDDGIGKQVMYGLYTITNFIWIINLYLSNATGYLVQQAYSLDFISDTANAIGKNMQTLAGITAEGFGEEGFYVGFLLLFVLIIGIYVAYTGLIKQETTKAIRAVINFVVVFILSASFIAFAPTYITKINDFSADISEAALDLGAKMLMPNSNSQGKDSVDMIRNNLFSIQIEQPWMLLQFDNSDKEAIGEERVDTLVSIDPDARNGKTRENAVKAEIEDEDNKNLTITKTTTRLGMVFFLFLFNIGISIFVFLLSGMMIFSQVLFIVFAIFLPISFLLSMIPSFENMGKQAIIKLFNVIMLRAGITLVITVAFSISSMLYSLTSNYPFFLIAFLQIVTFAGIYMKLGDIMSMFRLQSSDSQQVGRHVMRRPKQMAHRSSRRLQRSIGRTLTGATAGATVGTLLGKAGKGKNSVSPRNSFQKLSPNRPNKNGRKNSESQSISQKLGQSTGKALDTKNRVRANIQHRKQQVKDLPTTAKYAVAQGKENLKRPGKDFKKGFSKAKENRLRENTKRSSKHRQTIAEKRQALDKRQKRTASNTTNPTPKQPTSPLNTVKQRTKENEGKIPEIHKRKQTAIPKETLQTLRNPKRKANQPYKTSTKENQSKNIRSNRISKQPQKSKEKPQVTKRPVLPRKRTKMQHRPPRQRQTVRKKRL
- the tcpF gene encoding conjugal transfer ATPase TcpF — translated: MGYPIKYIENNLVFNHDGECFAYFELLPYNYSFLSEDEKIQVHEHFRQLVAQNQDGKIHALQISTENSIRSVQEKSKELVTGRLKEVAYERIDDQTEALVSMIGEHQVDYRFFIGFKLLLNEEEVSMKAMGQSMKNSLSSFMRDVNHHLMGDFVSMPNSEVARFLKMEQLLQNKISNRFNVRPLTKDDMGYIIEHLHGQSGIAFDDYNYPLTIEKGETETWIKQFDLIKPTRCLITEKQRYLKLEHEETTTYAAYFTINSIVGDLEFPSDEVFYYQQQQFDFPIDTSMHVEIMTNKKALTTVRNKKKELKDLDNHATESNNETGNNVVEALDQVNELEDVLDQTKESMYKLSYAIRVSASTLDELKQRCNEVKDFYDDLNVKLVRPFGDMLGLHGEFIPGSKRYINDYVQYVTSDFLAGLGFGATQMLGETEGIYFGYNLDTGRNVYLNPSLASQGVKGSVTNALASAFLGSLGGGKSFSNNLLVYYAVLFGGQALVVDPKAERGGWKEGLPDIADEINIVNLTSEEANKGLLDPYVIMKNKKDSESLAIDILTFLTGISSRDGEKFPVLRKAIRSVSQLEERGLMLVIHELRSDPNPLASTIADHIESFTDYDFAHLLFSDGTVQNSISLEKQLNIIQVADLVLPDAETSFEEYTTMELLSVAMLIIISTFALDFIHSDRTIFKIVDLDEAWSFLQVAQGKTLSNKLVRAGRAMNAGVYFVTQNAGDLTDEKLKNNIGVKFAFRSRDINEIKKTLDFFGVDAEDEANQRRLRELENGQCLMQDLYGRVGIIQVHPVFEDLFEAFDTRPPVIERQ
- a CDS encoding conjugal transfer protein produces the protein MKKLKSYTRIWSVEKVIYAINDFRLPFPVTFSQMTWFVLSLLVVILLGNLPPLSLIDGALLKYVGVPVGLTWFMSKKSFDGKKPYGFLKSVITYFFRPKVTYGGKAVKLQKQLMNETITAVKGEMYGLSD
- a CDS encoding antirestriction protein ArdA gives rise to the protein MEMQVYIANLGKYTEGEWVGAWFSPPIDMENVKERIGLNDEYEEYAIHDFELPFEIGEYTPIEEINRLCAMVEEIEGTPLYDALSEIQGYWFSNLEELLEHQDDIIYYPDCDDMEDVARYLIEETGALGEVPVNLQNYIDYQAFGRDLEMEGNFLVSSHGVFEYPQ
- the mobT gene encoding MobT family relaxase, with product MNQLSWYQVLKEKRLEYGISQNKLATYAGISRPYISEIETGKVNPTETLKATLFDILEQFNPEAPLEILFDYVRIRFLTTDPVYVIEDIMQLKMDYMLHEDYAFYSYIEQYVFGDVVVMVSPDEDKGCLLELKGNGCRQFENFLLAQQRTWYDFFMHVFKTGGVFKRIDLAINDKTGILDIPFLTDKCRQEECISVFRSFKSYRSGDLVQGEDKPDMGNTLYIGSLKSDVYFCIYEKDYEQFVKYGESLEDTDAKNRLEIRLKNDRAYHAIVDLMTYEDAGRTAFSIINRYIRFVDKDENKRRSSWKVNAAWQRFLDLGENRKISLTTKPEPYTFDKTLRWLARQVAPTWKLATKLDEINQTTIIKDMLSQAKLTDRHQKLLMQQAINTDDVIHSSKDEI
- a CDS encoding FtsK/SpoIIIE domain-containing protein; protein product: MISFKKRGKRIKEKDVSLVVQFIIIRIIGIWLIFFIPFHLSFLLSAEWQLNLFQEHFISMYGLVTLIISLLLTAGCIVMYYRYRYDQFKQIVHRQKLAKMVLENGWYETKQVTKESFFKDIPSDNTKEKISHFPKIYYRFEKGLLYIQVEITLGKFQEPLLNLETKLETGLYCEMVSKELHDSYVEYILFYDMIANRISIDEVIAQDGSLKLMKSMYWEYDKLPHMLIAGGTGGGKTYFILTIIEALLKTNAKLYILDPKNADLADLNTVMPDVYYKKEDIMACIDQFHEDMMARSEEMKQMEGYKTGENYAYLGLSPHFLIFDEYVAFMELLTSKENTAVLSKLKQIVMLGRQAGFFLVLACQRPDAKYLGDGIRDQFNFRVALGRMSEMGFGMMFGSDVQKQFFLKQIKGRGYVDKGDNVISEFYTPLVPKEHDFLQSIDSLVQESTRKKV
- a CDS encoding Mom family adenine methylcarbamoylation protein, encoding MVKTPLIIKEVPKEKAIHFIRKYHYSKIIPKLCKYFLGIFSESERRLLGVVELGWGTQPLQTIRKLFPDFNLKTNDYLEIGKMCFLPEMNHNNYFGSRTLSTLIKWLKEETDCLYLYTLADGIEGKCGYVYQASNFFYCGYFKTSVYRDNRTYEKIHPRSARALLEENALFENVSKKHWLTQDFCEYKGIEKINGRMFRYIYPLTKEAKRLLKFYPYNRRNYPKDKDLVFEKRIAHRKYERISQPSFDKHASFYNVQNVD
- a CDS encoding YdcP family protein, encoding MRLAQGIIIDKEKTFGLLKFSALRREVFLQNEDGTVSSEVKERTYDLKSREQGRMIQVSIPASIPLKEFDYNAEVEMINPVADTVANATFRGADVDWFIKAEDLVLKGQQKPPQKPKKEPAEDEK
- a CDS encoding YdcP family protein → MELKYVIPNMEQTFGNLEYAGEGKVEQRRINGRMTTLSRSYNLYSDVQRADDIEVILPNEAGEKFFEHEEKVKLVNARITAEGYKIGDRGFTNYKLHADDIVKA